A single region of the Triticum dicoccoides isolate Atlit2015 ecotype Zavitan chromosome 2B, WEW_v2.0, whole genome shotgun sequence genome encodes:
- the LOC119363873 gene encoding mitogen-activated protein kinase kinase kinase 5-like, producing MPSWWKRSKTAFHRSATTASSAPASPARASTSRSQPRRAGSEDAGDLLLARPHRQPRQLTRQRKLRHVYDIDALLADLGIDVASSSSPPHARGRASASDAVGLGPPISRSSNAADGVVAPPPRSASSPVLHPLPLPSPSPKPLAELETTDPAGVAEGGNERASLQIPRVTGQTVQKFPEHNDFCSNGTKRPISSHHRKALHDKFQDKSSTETGNFRLNIPTRSAPTSGFSSPVGSPRRLSNADVSSTVASSHAPQAWSAPSIHTIDFLGALSPRTSPEKLTGASEPSPYSSTFRSPILMPRNTSAPPSPLPKLFAENRISRTEVNGSVSLHPLPLPPSAISPMQTSFSNQPAPKVEMPSVSCQWQKGKLLGSGTFGCVYEATNRNTGALCAMKEVNIIPDDAKSAESLNQLEQEIKFLSQFKHENIVQYYGSDTIEDRFYIYLEYVHPGSINKYVKQHYGAITESVVRNFTRHILRGLAFLHGQKIMHRDIKGANLLVDINGVVKLADFGMAKHLSTAAPNLSLKGTPYWMAPEMVQATLAKDVGYDLAVDIWSLGCTIIEMFDGKPPWSDLEGPAAMFKVLHKDPPIPENLSLEGKDFLQCCFKRNPAERPTASELLDHPFIRNSSHYSKHGSIHAFAGIKVHDNGYGSRDKTSSKSEPYVKGRNTIGEPNNSRPFESSAFRLTPLTIQEVAPSFAPQPFGLASNPGSFAISTNPMHFPMANPQPSPLPRPNGKEVLF from the exons ATGCCGTCGTGGTGGAAGCGCTCCAAGACCGCCTTCCaccgctccgccaccaccgcctcctccgccCCGGCCTCCCCCGCGCGGGCGTCCACCTCGCGCTCACAGCCGCGACGCGCGGGGTCCGAAGACGCCGGGGACCTCCTCCTCGCGCGGCCACACCGCCAGCCGCGGCAGCTCACGCGACAGCGGAAGCTGCGCCACGTCTACGATATCGACGCGCTGCTCGCCGACCTCGGCATCGACGTcgcgtcctcctcctcgccgccgcacgCCAGGGGGCGCGCCTCCGCATCCGATGCCGTCGGGCTCGGTCCCCCGATCTCGAGGTCCTCCAACGCCGCGGACGGGGTGGTAGCTCCGCCTCCGAGGTCCGCGTCGTCCCCCGTGTTGCACCCGCTGCCGTTGCCGTCACCCTCACCGAAGCCCCTCGCAGAGCTGGAGACGACGGACCCGGCGGGGGTCGCGGAAGGCGGGAACGAGAGGGCGTCTTTGCAAATACCGAG GGTGACAGGTCAGACTGTGCAAAAGTTCCCTGAACATAATGATTTCTGCTCAAATGGTACAAAGCGGCCTATCTCTAGTCACCACCGAAAAGCACTCCATGACAAGTTCCAGGATAAGAGTTCAACTGAAACAGGGAACTTCCGTTTGAACATTCCAACTAGAAGTGCTCCAACCAGTGGATTTTCCAGTCCCGTAGGCAGCCCTCGAAGATTGAGCAATGCTGACGTCTCATCTACTGtggcatcttctcatgctcctcaAGCATGGTcagctccatcgatccacactattGATTTTCTGGGAGCTTTATCTCCTCGGACTTCGCCTGAAAAACTTACAGGGGCTTCAGAGCCATCTCCTTACTCTAGTACATTCAGAAGTCCTATTCTTATGCCAAGGAATACCAGTGCCCCTCCATCGCCACTCCCAAAGTTATTCGCAGAAAACCGAATTTCACGTACTGAAGTCAATGGAAGTGTTAGTTTGCATCCATTACCACTTCCTCCTAGTGCTATAAGCCCAATGCAAACATCTTTCAGCAACCAGCCTGCTCCAAAAGTTGAAATGCCTTCGGTGTCTTGTCAGTGGCAAAAAGGAAAACTTCTAGGTAGTGGTACATTTGGCTGTGTATATGAAGCTACCAATAG GAACACTGGAGCTCTTTGTGCAATGAAAGAGGTTAACATAATTCCTGATGATGCTAAATCTGCCGAGTCGTTGAATCAACTGGAGCAG GAAATAAAGTTCCTAAGTCAATTTAAACATGAAAACATAGTTCAGTATTATGGCAGTGACACT attgaagatcgtttcTACATTTACCTGGAATATGTACATCCGGGTTCGATTAATAAGTATGTCAAACAACATTATGGAGCAATAACAGAATCAGTTGTCCGTAACTTCACCCGACATATTCTTAGAGGCCTAGCTTTTTTGCATGGCCAAAAGATTATGCATAG ggatatcaaaggaGCAAATCTGCTAGTTGATATCAATGGTGTAGTGAAATTGGCCGATTTTGGAATGGCCAAGCAT TTAAGTACTGCAGCCCCAAATCTTTCATTGAAGGGAACACCATACTGGATGGCCCCAGAG ATGGTTCAGGCTACACTAGCTAAAGATGTAGGATATGATCTTGCTGTTGATATCTGGAGTCTTGGTTGCACCATCATTGAGATGTTCGATGGAAAACCTCCTTGGAGTGATCTTGAAGGG CCTGCTGCAATGTTTAAGGTTTTGCATAAAGACCCACCAATTCCTGAGAATTTATCCCTAGAGGGAAAAGATTTTCTGCAATGCTGTTTCAAGAGGAATCCAGCAGAGAGGCCGACCGCAAGTGAGTTGTTGGACCATCCATTTATCCGGAATTCAAGTCACTACAGCAAACATGGTTCCATACATGCGTTTGCGGGGATTAAAGTCCAT GATAACGGATACGGTTCCAGGGACAAAACATCCTCCAAGAGTGAACCATATGTGAAAGGAAGAAATACTATTGG TGAACCAAACAATTCTAGGCCATTCGAATCGTCAGCCTTTCGACTGACGCCACTAACAATCCAGGAAGTCGCACCTAGTTTCGCCCCTCAACCGTTTGGTTTAGCCTCCAACCCTGGTTCCTTTGCCATCTCAACGAACCCCATGCATTTTCCGATGGCGAACCCTCAGCCTAGCCCACTGCCAAGGCCCAATGGAAAGGAGGTTCTCTTCTAA